The Methanohalophilus portucalensis DNA window GATATATGGATGAATCCTTCTTTTCCGTCGTATTCCTCAAGAGTCGTGTAGGCGCCAAAGTCAGTGACATTTTTTACCGCACAGACTACAAAATCACCGACTTCAGGCCATTTGTTGTTGTCCATTAATATCCCTTTATTCGAGTACTTCCAGTATATGTGTTGTAATTGTAGATTTTCCGCCAGTTGGTTCTGCAAGGGTCCTGCCGCATACAAGACAGCTTACTTTCTGGCTTGCACTGCCAAAAATAACCTGCTCATTGGAGCAATCATTGCATTTTACTTTCAAAAATCTGCTGTTTGGTTCGGCCATTTATGCTCACTCCTTGAAATCGAATTTCTTTGCACGGAAGCAGGGTCTCTGATGTGCCTTGTTGCACTTGCTGCAACGGTATCGCAGGGCAATCCTTTTTGTTGGTTTGTCACCACTTGGGACCTTGGAGAACTTCCCACTGTTTCCTATACCAGTATGCCTTTTCTTCTGCCTTCTGATACGTGTGGTCATTGATTCCCTGCCCTTTTTAACCTTTTCAGCAACATGTTCTGTATGGGTTTTGCAGTAAGGGCAGTATGTTCTGAACCTTTTTGGGATCTTCATTATCTTCACACCTTTAATGTTGATTTTTATTCCTGATTTATTGGATATGCAGCACCGCGTTTTACCAGTCCCTGAGCATTCATGGAAGGCAATACCACAACGTCTTCTGCTGCAAGTGTATAATTGAGATTATCCATCGCTTTTATGGTAGGAAGGTCTTTCAATATTCGGACAACAAAGTATTCCTTACTTATATTGTTTTTGCCCGTTTCTTCCTCTGCAGGGAGTTCCTGCGAGATGGTCTCGTTTTCCTCTTCTTCATCTGCTTCATCAGATATTATACTTTCTTTCGCAAACCCCTTGTCCTGTCTATCCTGTGGGTTCATAATAGGTTCGAGCAATTCGGATCTTGCAACCTGGATTGCTGAAAGGGTGGCCTCAAAAACTTTGCGTTCGGATTCCAGGAGTTTGTCAAGGTCCTGTCTGGATGAGATATTGGAAAATGCATTTGAGGTTGCTCTGGATGTTATTTTACGGATTCTCCTGATAAAGATCGTTTCCACATCATTTAGAGCACTTTGCATTTCGTCTTCTAGGATCTTTGATTCAACTGATCGTGGATTGTTGATCTTTTTGATTTCCTCTTCCAATTCCCTTATATATTCATCAACTTTTTCATAAAAATCGTAGGGAAGGGAATTTAAAGACGAGCTGTTTTCCTGACGGAGAATACTTTTTAGTTCAGTACGATCCATATTCGGCAACCCCTCTGCACATTAAATATACCGCTGCATATTCGGGCAGTTCCTGTACTCCCTCTTCAACCCGGATATCCAGATCCATCATTTGTACTTCAAAAGGTTTTATGGCTCTTAACGTTACCGGCCTATCCGAAAAAGCAACAGCATCCTGAAGTGGTTCGAAATCGTCCATGTCTTCCAGACTTAATGGAATTACCTTCATTCCGGAGCCGCCATGCAGGGAACCCGGTAATCGTATCAATCTCTTTATATCTGCGGTGACCGGTTCATCCACCTGTGCCGAACCTGCCAGTGTGACACGATGCTGGTCGATTGTATTATCAAAAAACTGGGCCATTATAGCTTTGAAATCCCTAATTTTGCCAAAATCCAGTCTTCCTCTGCGTATGTCTTCCAAGGCTTTACTGTCTTTGGATATCCGGTTCATCTGTTGCTGTGTTTTTTTGCCGAACCCTTTTATGTGCTTTATATCCGCAAATCGTTCTTTTTCTTCCTTTTGTCCTTCTTCTTCAAGATATGAGGCAATATACTCAGCAAGTCTTTTTCCCCATCCTGTGTCGGGATTTTTGATGACATACTTGGAAAGTATCTCCGTTCGATCATTGAAGGTTCGTGTGCCGGTTCCATGGTCTCCGATCATGAATTCTTTCTGGTAGAAATATTCAGATTTAATCCCCTTTCCTCCCACGTAATCCACAATTTCCCTTCTCTGGGAACTTTCCAGATTCCATATAAGAGGATCAGTTATATGGAAGTGGTATCCCCTTCCACCCGAAAAGACGGCCTTTATATTATCTTCGTCAAAACCAAAATCATCTACCAGAAAATCCAGCAGTCTCAGCGATTCTGTTTTAACCATTTCCAGCATTGCTGCATAGGAAGTAGGTGCATCCTGCAAGTGATCAGCATCCAGATCAAAAATAAGGTCTGCGCCCTTCCATTTTTTCTCTTTCATTGTAGGTGCATCGGGATAATCATAAAGGGCAACCGAGTGATACACATGGGCCGGTTGCATTGATACAAGATAATCTCTGAGTTCTCCTCCCGTACCGAATGCTTTATGCCTGTACATCATGGTTTCAGGCATGGAATCATACGATATGAATCCCCATTCACGTTTGGTCAGGGAATGGGGAACATGTATCTTTGCTTCCCTGTAATAATCATGGAACCTTGATTTGAGATAGCGTTTTGTTGATGTGTTCATCTTCAGTGCCTTCTCCGTCTCTAATTTTTATCGGGGATATTAATCTATTGCACAAAACTTTATAGCCCCTTCCCCAATTAGTACAGTTTATGAAAGAAGAGATGACAAGTGCGGATGTGGCAGCACTGGCAACGGAACTTGGCACAGGGGAGGATTCCCTGGTCGACTCCAAGATCGGCAAGATTTATCAGCCCGGTGAGAGCCTACTGCGTATCCACCTCTATATTTTTAAGAAAGGTAAGGCCAATCTTTTAATTGAGGCCGGAAGCAGATTGCACCTTAGTGAATATATTCCTCCCAGCCCTAAAAACCCGCAATCCTTTCCTATGCTTTTACGTAAACATATAATGGGTGGGCGTATAACTTATTTCAGGCAATATGATTTTGACCGTATTATTGAGATTGGTATAAAAAGAGGAGACGATGAGACCGTTCTTGTCGTAGAGATATTTGGACAGGGCAATATAATATTGCTTGACTGCGATAGAAAAATCATTCTGCCTATGAACCCTGTTACTTTTAAGGGCAGACGTATCAGAAGCGGTGAGATCTACCAGTACCCTGAAGCGCAGTTAACACCTCTTGATGTGAATGAGGATCAGTTATGTGAAGTGTTTTCCCATTCCGATTCGGATGTAGTACGAACCCTGGCAACGCGTTTTAATCTGGGAGGCATCCTCTCAGAAGAAGTCTGTCTGCGAAGTGGTATAGATAAAACCCTTCCTGCTTCGGAAGTTAATCCGCAGGTCGCCTCTAAATTGATTGAAGCAATAGGTTTCCTTTTCTCCCCTCTGGAAAAGGGGGAGTTAAACCCCTGTACGGTCAGCAAACCGGACTCAAAAGAAACTTTTGATGTAGTGCCCTTTGATCTTGAAAAATATTCGGATTTTGAAAAGAATTACTATGATTCATTCAACAAGGCACTGGATGATTTCTTTGGCAAAAGAGCTGCAAAATCCCTGGAACAAAAAAAGGAAGCCACTGTGAAAGAAAAAACAGAAGATGTTTTCCAGCGCAGGCTCAAACAACAAGAGGGTGCCATTAAGAAATTTGAGAAAGATATAGAGAAAAACACCTCCATTGCCGAGAAGATATATGAACACTATCAGGACATTGAGCAATTACTACAAACACTGCTTGATGCCCGTGAAAAAGATTATTCATGGAAAGAAATCCAGTCAATAATCTCGGATGCAAAGGACGCATTGCCTGCGGCTAAAAAAATAGTAAATATCGATGGTTCACAGGGTCTTGTAATGCTGGACCTTGACGGCAAGAAGATGAATATTGATGTACGGCTGACAGTCCCCCAGAATGCCATGCGCTATTATGAGAAAGCCAAGAAACTGGAAAAGAAGCGTAAAGGTGCTCTTGCTGCAATCGAAGATACGAAAAAGGCAATGCAAAAGAAAAAAGCTGCACCTAAAAAGCATTTCAAGGTAGTGCACAAGAAACACTGGTATGAACGTTTCAGATGGTTCTTTTCTTCTGATGGTTTCCTTGTGGTAGGTGGCAGGGATGCCACAACCAATGAGGAACTTGTAAAGAAGTACATGGAAAAACGGGATCTCGTATTCCATACTCAGGCACCAGGTGCCCCGATTACGGTTGTCAAGACAGGGGGAAAGTACATTCCCGACACAACTTTGCAGGAAGCAGCGGAGTTTGTGGTTTCATTCTCAAGTATCTGGAAGGGGGGACAGTTTAGCGGGGATTGCTACTGGATATATCCTGAACAGGTCACAAAGACACCGGAATCCGGGGAGTACCTCAAGAAAGGTTCCTTTATAATCCGTGGTGAGCGTAATTATTACCGGGATGTGCCTGTCAGGGCTGCGGTGGGTCTGGAACTCAAACCCGAGACCCGGGCAATCGGTGGTCCTGTCTCGGCTGTGAAAGTGCGGGGTGAACATGTTGTAGAACTGACACCCGGCAAATTCAACCAGAACGATATAGCAAAGAAAATATACCGTATATATGTAGAAAGGTTAAAGGATGTACATTTTGTAAAACAGATAGCATCTCCTGACAAGATTGCCAATGTACTGCCCCCGGGCGAATCAGACATCAAAAAGTGAATCGTGATTGTATGAGAGTTACCAAAAAAAACCTGAAAGGAAATGAAGGGGAGATCACCGTAGTACCGGAGACCCTGGATGACCTCTGGCATCTTAAGTACATAATCGAAAGAGGGGATCTTATATTTGCCTTGACCAAACGCAAATCCGATTCTGCAAACGATAAGATACGCCCTGAAAAAACCGAGAAGAAGACTGTGCGGCTTGGTATCAGGGTCGAAAACCTGGAATTCCATAAGTTTTCCAACCGTCTCAGGATTCATGGTCCAATTGAGCACGGAATGGATGCCGGTTCTTATCATACCCTGAATGTCGAGGA harbors:
- a CDS encoding 30S ribosomal protein S27e — encoded protein: MAEPNSRFLKVKCNDCSNEQVIFGSASQKVSCLVCGRTLAEPTGGKSTITTHILEVLE
- a CDS encoding 50S ribosomal protein L44e; translation: MKIPKRFRTYCPYCKTHTEHVAEKVKKGRESMTTRIRRQKKRHTGIGNSGKFSKVPSGDKPTKRIALRYRCSKCNKAHQRPCFRAKKFDFKE
- the priS gene encoding DNA primase catalytic subunit PriS; this encodes MNTSTKRYLKSRFHDYYREAKIHVPHSLTKREWGFISYDSMPETMMYRHKAFGTGGELRDYLVSMQPAHVYHSVALYDYPDAPTMKEKKWKGADLIFDLDADHLQDAPTSYAAMLEMVKTESLRLLDFLVDDFGFDEDNIKAVFSGGRGYHFHITDPLIWNLESSQRREIVDYVGGKGIKSEYFYQKEFMIGDHGTGTRTFNDRTEILSKYVIKNPDTGWGKRLAEYIASYLEEEGQKEEKERFADIKHIKGFGKKTQQQMNRISKDSKALEDIRRGRLDFGKIRDFKAIMAQFFDNTIDQHRVTLAGSAQVDEPVTADIKRLIRLPGSLHGGSGMKVIPLSLEDMDDFEPLQDAVAFSDRPVTLRAIKPFEVQMMDLDIRVEEGVQELPEYAAVYLMCRGVAEYGSY
- the rqcH gene encoding ribosome rescue protein RqcH, giving the protein MKEEMTSADVAALATELGTGEDSLVDSKIGKIYQPGESLLRIHLYIFKKGKANLLIEAGSRLHLSEYIPPSPKNPQSFPMLLRKHIMGGRITYFRQYDFDRIIEIGIKRGDDETVLVVEIFGQGNIILLDCDRKIILPMNPVTFKGRRIRSGEIYQYPEAQLTPLDVNEDQLCEVFSHSDSDVVRTLATRFNLGGILSEEVCLRSGIDKTLPASEVNPQVASKLIEAIGFLFSPLEKGELNPCTVSKPDSKETFDVVPFDLEKYSDFEKNYYDSFNKALDDFFGKRAAKSLEQKKEATVKEKTEDVFQRRLKQQEGAIKKFEKDIEKNTSIAEKIYEHYQDIEQLLQTLLDAREKDYSWKEIQSIISDAKDALPAAKKIVNIDGSQGLVMLDLDGKKMNIDVRLTVPQNAMRYYEKAKKLEKKRKGALAAIEDTKKAMQKKKAAPKKHFKVVHKKHWYERFRWFFSSDGFLVVGGRDATTNEELVKKYMEKRDLVFHTQAPGAPITVVKTGGKYIPDTTLQEAAEFVVSFSSIWKGGQFSGDCYWIYPEQVTKTPESGEYLKKGSFIIRGERNYYRDVPVRAAVGLELKPETRAIGGPVSAVKVRGEHVVELTPGKFNQNDIAKKIYRIYVERLKDVHFVKQIASPDKIANVLPPGESDIKK